In Candidatus Thermodiscus eudorianus, a single genomic region encodes these proteins:
- a CDS encoding GNAT family N-acetyltransferase: MRSDLRVKEANNGDLEVLLDLYTEFYSELRSRQGLRPRSREEYRGEVESYLSRDKIFLAETSSGKPIGFIRVSTREGCYWFEELYVKPEHRGKGVGRMLVERAEEYVKRHDPYVYIMVLPQDRRALGFWLHMGYKLLNTIELAKNLEEGDEEETRPIPLLNHILEMYKWEREEYTRLEGRFLELVERYLEEGGDGEQLLRIFVEALEAHLKKTIS; the protein is encoded by the coding sequence TTGAGAAGCGATCTAAGGGTTAAAGAGGCCAATAATGGAGACCTAGAGGTGCTCCTAGACCTCTACACCGAGTTCTACAGCGAGCTACGCTCACGTCAAGGTCTGAGGCCCCGTAGTAGGGAGGAGTATCGTGGCGAGGTCGAGAGTTATCTCTCCCGGGATAAGATATTCCTAGCCGAGACCAGTAGCGGCAAGCCAATAGGCTTTATCCGGGTCTCCACCCGTGAGGGTTGCTACTGGTTTGAGGAGCTCTACGTGAAGCCAGAGCACCGTGGGAAGGGCGTTGGTAGGATGCTCGTGGAGAGGGCCGAGGAATACGTCAAGCGTCACGACCCCTACGTCTACATAATGGTTCTCCCCCAGGACCGCAGAGCCCTCGGCTTCTGGCTCCACATGGGCTACAAGCTCCTAAACACGATAGAACTAGCAAAGAACCTCGAAGAAGGAGACGAGGAAGAGACACGCCCAATACCACTACTAAACCACATACTAGAAATGTACAAGTGGGAGAGAGAAGAGTACACGCGCCTCGAAGGGAGGTTCCTGGAGCTAGTGGAGAGGTATCTGGAGGAGGGTGGAGACGGCGAGCAGCTACTTAGGATCTTCGTAGAGGCCCTGGAGGCACACCTCAAAAAGACGATATCCTAG